A stretch of DNA from Bradyrhizobium algeriense:
TTTCTCATCGAGCGGCAGGTACGCCGGAATCCCGTAGACAGTTGCGGACGAACTAAAGACAAGCGTCTTCACGCTTGCCCTCTTCATGGCTGACAAAAGCCGCATCGTTCCCAGGACGTTGTTCTCGTAATAGGTCATCGGCTCCGCGTTGGATTCACCCACGGCCTTCAGCCCCGCCAGATGGATAACCGCCGTCACTTCGCAATCACGCAATAGCTTGTAAATCGCCTCCTCATTGCGGATGTCGGCGTGGCAAAAGGCGAGCGACCGCCCGCAGATGGATTGCACCCTTTCGAGAGAGGCGTTGTTGCTGTTGGAGAGATTGTCGACTGCGACGACATCGAGGCCGGCATCGAGTAACGCGACAGACACATGGCAACCAATGTAGCCGGCGCCTCCGGTTAATAAGATCATATCGGACACTTTCCGTATCGCTCAAATTGATGCTACCGGCGCAGCGCCTCAAGCCGCGCTTTCGCCTCCTTGATTCCTGCGGCGTCGGCTTTCGCATAGAGGTCTTGCGCTCTGACTGCATCGCCGCGCGTTCCAAGAGTTCCCCATTTGGCAAGGATCAGGGGATCATAAGTTTCTGCGAGCGTGAAGCTTGCCTGGACGCTACCCATCTCGACGGCGCGCTCCAGCACAATCCGCGCCGCGCCTATGTCTCCCTGCCCAAGCAGCGCGGTCGCGCGCGCAAGCAACGCTGCCTCCACTGCGGAGTTCTTGAAATTGGGCTGGCCATCACTCCGAACGCGAGCCGCTGGTGACCGGTCGGCGACTGACTTCGCGCTTTCCGTGGGCTTGTCCCGCGCGCTCGAACCAACCGTGGGCGCAACCTGCTTCGCAAACGCGAGATCCCGCTCGAGCTGTTCTGCCCGAGCCCGCTCCTGCTGCAGTGAGCTGCGCAACGAGGCGGTATCGCGCTCCGCCGTCTGCCTCGCTTGCGTGACCTCCTCGTTCACCTTGGCCACCAAGGCAGCCTGCGTATCGAGATCGCGACGTGCGATTATGAGATCCTGCTCCAGTCGCGCCGCCCGATCGCGCTCTTCCTGTGCGGATTTGCGAAGCGATGGCGCGCCGTTTGCGGCCGCCTCTTTGAGTTCGGCCGTCTCGTCTTCAAGTTTGCGGGCGCGGGCCTCATATGCATAGAGTGCGCTGCGCGTCATCGAGAGGCCTTGCGCAAGTGCGTCGGCCCTTTCGCGCTCCTTCTGCATCGATTTCCTGAGCTCGGCAGCATCTGCTTCCGCAGCTCCCTTCGCCCGCATAACTGCCTCGGTTACCTTTGCCGCCAGGGCCGTCTGGGTTTCGGCGTCGCGCCGCGCCGCCGCAAGATCCTGCTCCAGCCGCGCGGACCGCTCACGCTCCTGCTGCAGAGGCTCTTGCAGCTCCGCTTCGCTGCTCTCGCTTGCTTGTTTCAGCCGGGAAGCTTCCTCGCTTGCTTTCGCCGCCAATCCCGTTTGGGTCTCGACGTCGCGCAGCGCCACCGCGAGATCATGATCCAACCGCGTGGACCGCTCGCGCTCATGCTGCAGGGACTTCTTCAGCTCGGCTTCGCTGCTCTCCTTTGCCTGTTTCAGCCAGGACGCTTCCTCGCTTGCTTTCGCCACCAGTGCCGTCTGGCTCTCAACCTCGCGCCGCGCCGCCGCAAGATCCTGCTCCAGCCGCACGGACCGCTCGCGCTCCTGCTGCAGAGACGTCTGCAGCTCCGCTTCGCTGCTCCCCCTTGCCTGTTTCAGCCGGGACGCTTCCTCAGTTGCTTTTGTCGCCAGTGCCGTCTGGGTCTCGACATCGCGCCGCGCCGCCGCAAGATCCTGCTCCAGGCGCGCGGACCGCTCGCGCTCTTGCTGCAAAGATGTCTCCAACTCCGTCCCGCCACTCGCCTTTGCCTGTTTCAACCGGGACGCTTCTTCACTTGCTTTCGCCGCCAGTACGGTCTGGGTTTCGACTTCGCGCCGAGCAGCCGCAAGATCCTGCGCCAGCCACTCGGCCCGATCGTGCTCCAGCTCGAGACGTTGCAGCAACTCGATATCGCGCCTCGCCATGGTGAGTTCGCAGGATAGTGTCTCCGCCCAGTGGTATTCTCGTTCCCGAGGCCGACCTGCATCGCTGGTCGCTGCTTGCGCGACCTGCACCGATCTTTCGTTTCTGTCGCTGCTCGACGGTAAGGCCTCAAAGCCGCCGTAGACTACCATTCCATCGAAAGCGAAACTGCGGGCGGCCATCGCGTGTTGGGCATCAGCCGGGTGTCGCGCTTGTTTAGGGGAAGCCTGGGTTTCCGATGCCCATGTCATCGCGAGCACAGCCGCGGCTATCCACGGGTTCGCAGATCGTCCCTGCGTGACTAGGTGTCTCTTGGTCTTCCGCGCAAACGGCGCCTCGTCCGAATCGTGTCGCGACGCTGGTGCGACGGCACCGGGGGTGTTCATTTTACCGTTGAGAATTACCGGGCGAGCCATTTGCGATCACCGCCATCATCGCGATGCGGCCTGTTGAGATGAGTCATTATCCGTTCCGCTGATGCGAATCTATTACTCGCACGCAGGGCCCTCGAATTTTAGTCCCGCACTGCCCCGGCTCAATGAACCATCGTAGTTACTCATTTATTGCCAGTTCCCATTCAGCGACCCGGAGCGTTACTGATTCAGCTATGAAGCCGGAGTGACTAGGCAGCGTGCGATGAACTATACCCCTTACCAATTTGCCGGCCTCTACCCAGTTTCCGGTACATTCAGTCAATGGCGGCAGGGCAGACCCAGCACGCGTCGGTAGGGCCGACTGGGTTCCCTGTTGGCGTTGGCGCCAGATCCCTACTTGTCGTTGCGGCCTTTTTTCGCGGCGTCCTCTATCATCGGCTTATCCTCTTGCACCAAACGCCGCTAAATACATTCCGGAATTCCTCCTGATTTTCTACGTTGCAGTGCTCGTTCCATAGTGCACCAGCAAAATTCCGGATCAGACGCGGCCCGGCCGCGTGTCCTATGGAGCGACAGCCCTCGCCCCTCACCGACAAGGTGCCCAAACTGCTCGGCGCCCGATTTACCATTCGCAAGGACGCAATCATCATCGTCAGAAACGACAACCGCCAGGCTGATGCGGTGCTGCCTGCCCACTAAGGAGGCACACAACACGCCGAACGACGAACCTTGTTCCGCGAACCGCCAACCCGCTCCTTCTCTTCGATTAACAGTTTAGAAATTGGGTTCGTTCTGCGCGTTTGCCCAGAACGCCTCACGCAACAGCCGGTCACGCCGCATCTGAAAGCGATTCGAGTACCGCCGGACCATCTTCAGTCCGTTGAGAGCTGATTTGCGGTCCATCGGTTCAAGCTCCGCTAAATCGCCTCCACAGATTTTGCGGAGAAAACTTGCTTCGGCTGAGCGCGCCCTCTCCAACTCGAACTGAGCAGTTGCTATTGACTGGGCGCGCGGGAGGGTGTCGCAAACACATCCGGAACTGCATTGACGTCAAACAGAGTGTCGTCTGACTTGTGGTGCCAATTTAGCTCGGCCGCCCTCCACCAACTTAATCGGGCTCGTTCGGCGCCGCCCAATACTCTCGTAAAGGAAGCCGAGAGCAGCCATATCGTCGGGTCGATAGATATTGCGCAGATCGACGATCACAGGTTGCGCCATTTCGCGCTTCAGGCGCTTCAAATCAAGTGCGCGGAACTGCGCCCATTCCGTGATAATCACGAGCGCATCGGCGCCGCGGACGCAAGCGTAAGGATCTTTGCAATACTCTATGTCAGGCAATTCCTTGCGCGCCTGCTCCATGCCGACCGGATCGTGCGCGCGCACCTTGGCGCCCATATCGAGCAAACCGATGACGAGCGGGATCGATGGCGCCTCGCGCATGTCGTCGGTATCGGGCTTGAAGGTGAGGCCGAGCACCGCGACCGTCTTGCCGCGCAGGCCGCCGACGACGTTCAACACCTTGCGCGCCATCGCGCGCTTTCTGATGTCGTTGACGCCGAGCACGGCCTCGACGATGCGCAGTTGCACGTCATGGTCTTGCGCGATCTTGACTAGCGCGCGGGTATCCTTCGGGAAGCAGGAGCCGCCGAAGCCCGGGCCGGCATGCAGGAACTTTGAGCCGATGCGGTTGTCGAGCCCGATGCCGCGCGCGACTTCCTGGACGTCGGCGCCGACCTTTTCGGAGAGATCCGCAATCTCGTTGATGAAGGTGATCTTGGTGGCGAGGAAGGCGTTCGCCGCGTATTTGATTAACTCGGCCGTGCGCCGTGCGGTGAACATCACGGGTGCCTGGTTAAGCGACAGCGGCCGGTAGATATCGCCAAGCACCTTGCGGCCGCGCTCGTCCGACGTTCCGACCACGATCCGATCGGGGAACTTGAAGTCGCGGATCGCCGCGCCTTCGCGCAGGAATTCCGGATTGGAGGCGACGACCACATCCGCCGACGGATTGGCTTCGCTGATCAGCCGCTCGACCTCGTCGCCGGTGCCGACCGGCACGGTCGATTTGGTGACGACCACGGTGAAGCCGGTCAGCGCGGCCGCGATCTCGCGGGCGGCAGCGTGGACATGGCTCAGATCGGCGTGACCATCACCGCGGCGCGACGGCGTGCCAACTGCGATGAACACGGCGTCGGCTTCAGCGACCGGCGCGGTAAGGTCGGTGGTGAAGTCGAGCCGCCTGGCCTTGACGTTGGAGGCGACCAGCGCGTCAAGCCCGGGTTCGAAGATCGGGATTTCACCTCGGCGCAGGGCTTCGATCTTGCCGGCATCCTTGTCCACGCAGGTGACCTGGTGGCCGAAATCGGCAAAGCAGGCACCGGACACCAATCCCACATAACCCGTTCCGATCATCGCGATGCGCATGTTAGTGCCTGCCCTTGAGGTGTGATTTGATCGCTTCGCCACCACCTCGCGGGAGGCGTCTACATGGCTTGCGCATTCAGGTGGTCTAATGTCTCACATTTCGGCGCAAGGCTTTCCCTGACCGAGGACCAACGGAGTTCACATGGCCCCTCCGTTCGAAATGAATAGGCCGACGCTGCATTGTGTCAGCGGCGTCGCCAGTCACCTCCCAGACGAAGCGCCCTTCCGTTCCGAAGCCATCTCGCGCAGCGAATCGCCCTCGGTCGGTTCGGTCCGCCCCATCCCCAATGGGATAGCTGAAGAACTGCTGCCTAGCCTTCGGGAAGGCGCGTCAGGACCATCCTGGTATCGCAGGCTGGCATCGACGGTATCACCCGGCTGCAATTCGATATCTTCGCTCGCGATAATCCGTTCCGGCCCCTTTTCGCCTTTCCTAATGATGACGATGTCGGGCTTACTGCCGACTCCTTGAGCGAGCTGTGATCGAACCATCGCGGTGTACTGAAGCTTCTCGCCGACGCTCTGCAGCTTTTCGCGAATTTGGTTGAGCTTTACGCTGGTGTCTTGTAGCTCACGGAGCAGGTCAAGCCTCCGCTGGTCGTCGAGCTTTGCCAGCTTTCTGGTGACCTCGTCCTGTAGCTTCTTGACCTGCAGGAGCTGCGCGGAGGTCTGCAGCTTCCGAGTTGCTGACAGCAGCACCGCGCGCCGCGCATCCGTAACGCGAGGGCTGGTCAGGGAACCCTTGCCGTAGAGATCGGACGCTTTCTGCAGTTCTTCGAGATCTGACTGAAATCCCTCTTCCTCTTTTTTCTGCTGCTCGGAGAGCACGCGGACCTGATCCTCTCCCTGTCGGACGCCGCGCTGAAGGAACGTCTTTTCCTGCTGATAGTCACTCTGCTTCGTTTTCAAATATTCGCTTTCTGCATTGACGATTTCCGAAACCGCCGATCGAGCTACGGGTACGTCCGTCAGAATTCCTGGATTGAGCTGCGTCGCCTCTCCGAGCTCATTCTTGATGCGCCACATACGCGCCTGTTCTTTGGCGAGTTCTGTCCAAAGCGATCCGTACTCGCTTCTCAAGTCCGCTGACTCGAGATACGGATTATTCATTCTGATACGCATGATGTCGTAGCCGCCTGCCACGGCGACGAGCTGGCCTGCGGTGATAGACGGACGATAAGGGTACTCACCCGGCTTCGACACGTCTCCAGTTGCGTAAATCGGCCTGTATTCCACGACGGTCGTCGTGATCTCATTCGCGTCGATCACGATGACCGCCTCGCGGCCATCCGAAGTCCTCTGTCGAAACACCTTGCTGGCCAGTGCCGCCCCGATTTTGGTTCGGATCTGCGGTAAGGGCAGGCCGGCCACTGGAAGCATCCCGACCAGCGGCAACGAAATGTTCCCGTCCATTTGGACGGCAGCACGATGCCGTAGCTCCGGCACGCCTGCCACCGCGACCTCCAGGACATCTCCAATGCTTACCCGATATTCGGCCTTTGCTTGAGTGATGGAAATTGTCAGGCCAACAGCCACCAAGCCCCATTTGATGCAACGACCGATGTTACTGCCAAAGGCATCGATATAGGACCAACTGCGCAGTTTG
This window harbors:
- a CDS encoding polysaccharide biosynthesis/export family protein translates to MLNAKLRSWSYIDAFGSNIGRCIKWGLVAVGLTISITQAKAEYRVSIGDVLEVAVAGVPELRHRAAVQMDGNISLPLVGMLPVAGLPLPQIRTKIGAALASKVFRQRTSDGREAVIVIDANEITTTVVEYRPIYATGDVSKPGEYPYRPSITAGQLVAVAGGYDIMRIRMNNPYLESADLRSEYGSLWTELAKEQARMWRIKNELGEATQLNPGILTDVPVARSAVSEIVNAESEYLKTKQSDYQQEKTFLQRGVRQGEDQVRVLSEQQKKEEEGFQSDLEELQKASDLYGKGSLTSPRVTDARRAVLLSATRKLQTSAQLLQVKKLQDEVTRKLAKLDDQRRLDLLRELQDTSVKLNQIREKLQSVGEKLQYTAMVRSQLAQGVGSKPDIVIIRKGEKGPERIIASEDIELQPGDTVDASLRYQDGPDAPSRRLGSSSSAIPLGMGRTEPTEGDSLREMASERKGASSGR
- a CDS encoding UDP-glucose/GDP-mannose dehydrogenase family protein — protein: MRIAMIGTGYVGLVSGACFADFGHQVTCVDKDAGKIEALRRGEIPIFEPGLDALVASNVKARRLDFTTDLTAPVAEADAVFIAVGTPSRRGDGHADLSHVHAAAREIAAALTGFTVVVTKSTVPVGTGDEVERLISEANPSADVVVASNPEFLREGAAIRDFKFPDRIVVGTSDERGRKVLGDIYRPLSLNQAPVMFTARRTAELIKYAANAFLATKITFINEIADLSEKVGADVQEVARGIGLDNRIGSKFLHAGPGFGGSCFPKDTRALVKIAQDHDVQLRIVEAVLGVNDIRKRAMARKVLNVVGGLRGKTVAVLGLTFKPDTDDMREAPSIPLVIGLLDMGAKVRAHDPVGMEQARKELPDIEYCKDPYACVRGADALVIITEWAQFRALDLKRLKREMAQPVIVDLRNIYRPDDMAALGFLYESIGRRRTSPIKLVEGGRAKLAPQVRRHSV